In one window of Zingiber officinale cultivar Zhangliang chromosome 11A, Zo_v1.1, whole genome shotgun sequence DNA:
- the LOC122031410 gene encoding 3-oxoacyl-[acyl-carrier-protein] reductase, chloroplastic-like, whose protein sequence is MPLLTRMIEASGGQALTYGGDVSKEEDVESMVKTLSGIILMFILSRDTLLMRIKKSQWKEVIDLNLTGVYLCTQAAAKIMMKKKKVNAIVPGFIASGMTAKLGEDIEKKILETIPMDVLQVHPKELGALIEILKSDMITSVSGSQYKLQNDAKW, encoded by the exons ATGCCACTGCTAACGAGGATG ATTGAGGCTTCAGGAGGTCAGGCTCTCACTTATGGAGGAGATGTTTCAAAAGAAGAGGATGTGGAATCCATGGTCAAAACT TTGTCTGGAATTATACTTATGTTCATCTTGTCACGAGACACACTGTTGATGAGAATAAAAAAATCACAATGGAAGGAAGTCATTGACTTGAATCTTACTGGTGTCTACCTTTGCACACAG GCAGCAGCAAAAAttatgatgaagaagaaaaag GTGAATGCTATTGTGCCGGGGTTCATTGCATCTGGTATGACAGCTAAACTAGGAGAAGATATAGAGAAAAAGATTTTGGAAACTATTCCAATGG ATGTTCTTCAG GTTCATCCAAAAGAGCTAGGTGCACTAATTGAGATTCTCAAGAGTGATATGATAACAAGTGTTTCTGGATCTCAATACAAACTTCAAAATGATGCGAAAT GGTAG